A genomic region of Pseudomonas sp. MPC6 contains the following coding sequences:
- a CDS encoding nucleotidyltransferase domain-containing protein: protein MLSDADIQRIVTRIVQGCQPIAAGTFGSYAVGLAREDSDLDLFVILRTPLAKSARRRSICRHLFGVMHPLDVHVFTPEEFEADAREELSFAWIIAKQARLYYWTEEAAVQVPALRVGSDGIT, encoded by the coding sequence ATGCTCAGCGACGCCGACATTCAGCGCATCGTCACGCGCATCGTCCAGGGGTGCCAGCCCATCGCGGCCGGTACCTTTGGCTCGTACGCGGTCGGGCTCGCACGCGAGGACAGCGACCTCGACCTGTTCGTCATCCTGCGCACACCACTGGCAAAGTCAGCGCGACGCCGATCGATCTGTCGGCATCTGTTCGGCGTGATGCACCCGCTTGACGTCCATGTGTTCACACCGGAGGAGTTCGAGGCGGATGCGCGGGAGGAGTTGTCATTCGCCTGGATCATCGCGAAACAGGCCCGCTTGTACTATTGGACTGAGGAGGCGGCGGTGCAGGTTCCGGCGTTGCGCGTGGGGAGCGATGGGATCACTTGA
- a CDS encoding neuraminidase-like domain-containing protein → MPIELTPGAAGDGQGSVQGTFVDADGAPIAGARISLLAQRVRDRSELASAATDESGGFLLTYRRTKAVNLIVQALDADGKVIAESEILFAADAHVDIDLTTAGVGRVPAPSAHTLLSSTVASQLLKTPLVKLKQNKDHRELDFVAKAGGVPFADVARLYIARRLAVPGKLDERTLYGLFSQGIPAPLDTALGQLPDAGIDDAFVAQVLTGVLAHSDASLAQTLDAAVAANVLPATYAVKQKDELAQLRALRTQRVGATPYIRGKTPLNDVLSAAGVEAAVSAAFTQAYAASGKRLRTTWKLLRADPALTKEQLATLNTALNASELLGGNLVLVKDTLQRLARGDLASVQNLALLDEADWVARIERLDPQASTIPQVLPDDTPAQRIARFAKALAERFQSRYLTTTFLGSLSKAAGSAFAAREELVSVLAANPRLNLRRTNIDRYVARNNLELSTEALGSLKTLQRLSFLSTRYATVEALAGAGYHSAQAVYFSGRAPFVAQMAPLLGSQPRAEAAWLRAQARYASALSAFGRYNLALNGTTVALMASPVPAADSLANLPDLQALFGSLDYCECSECRSVLSPAAYFVDLLQFLKQRGALDALLSRRPDLPFIALGCDNTDVTLPYIDLVNELLESAIAPPAAPLTLFATTGSSAERRALPQHVSQAAYDKTAVAVFPLTLPFDLSFARTSAFLQAMGTRLDQVMRLCGSGSAAARAAAQLGLNPALQALINGTDPHPPWERWGFEAQANPANVYDPKTRQPLSPAPADWVAALSRVPVLLGRAHLDFAQLCQLLEVAWVTGGNVTLKLGFTVQDTLNIASCDTALMTFEGLDAAVLDRANRFLRLWTATGLQMWELDWALESANGNLDDGFLVFMADALALRERLRLPLQELLSFWGPMPTHDVNSHLGEVDTLVASTYERVFRSPTLLASWSGVFVAAGALPGGPIDPNAIKAALGLSADDLAAIGAATGVTLELSLDGLNLLLRHARLAAALSLTVPDLLLWMTLCDALPSGSAAAFGGTPADTAEFLRRLALLQGTGIKLADLDYLLRNGSATRSEMTFTTAEATAVLQAIRDALAKLALADPTAVQTLFVSALAAATGVSANVVAPALTSTGILPLPATTITQLLGQTNGVDPTPFQPLVDGITRVAKAAALFNALRPTVSSFTFLIQHAASFNWLNPAALPLSPPAGTVYLPFERLLQALQLNRRQTASAPRLFDVLGRWVQVLPADLAGAIGNESGALATALNTGVTDLTVLANALAATTPTLDAGTQTGTLADMGMLTALGTALDAMAQYHIGAAALLQLAAAPPTVESASAAMGTFQSRYAPSAWLGAVQPVEDKLREMRRDALVAYLLGPGPAVALTPPLLSSDDIFNGFLIDPGMCACGITTRLLEASLAVQQFVQQCFLGLVPGVPVDSTVDPGWNQWAWMSQFRLWQANRQVFLYPENYLLPELRSDRSPFFSDLENELKQSNCDTDATTAALKNYVRKLVEVRHLTVAAHYRETRADGSRVLHVFARTRGAPPKWYYRSRSEGSLSSGVWSPWQALNLDIASDQLVPLVWDQRLHLVWPIFKQISEKAGTQSIPTSNNGAPTPNTAAAARKFWSIEFAMSELSAGQWQAKRTYAEKSYVQTDNPALDFTFRAFADAQSTLQLEIYLSVHWLNYGTWSSVLVGTGQLPMPDSALAIYSQNSLPAASAVDQSQEPSYALITLKYQFPNTLVTAANYRFRGQDLCSYGPHPGPANPLTVLALAGSHSAPAALTLLGTIDNQRVVVPMQDRVFDSADPFFAADSLRTFFVCPHYYTVSSSPQELDDLAYIPQWTTSYAFTPFYHPYARTFLRELEMGGTDRLMSRQLQTDPQSVRGQGNFDFATTYQPQPPVMTPYPREDVDFSVSGAYALYNWELFYHAPMLVATQLMRNQQHEPAMQWLKYVFDPTDPNPAPVPGHFWRTRPFYEMNADTWLAQQIQHILATLAANAQQGTADPDTAAALQDWLAHPFDPHRIARLRIGAYAKATVMKFLDNLIAWGDSLYAQYTMEKVAQAEQLYVLANLILGPRPEQVRLRDADFATRPDATTYAAIQDGLDAFSDVLVAIENVIAAPTPALDAQDAVSEAPDLPQLSTLFFCIPPNDQLLAYWDTVADRLYKIRHCLNLQGVAQPLPLYAPPINPLQLMGGQAAYGAGAIGAAAPFTPVYRFPVYLERALELTNDVRGYGAAVLAALEKKDAEALGVLRANQDFDIQTRLLDIKTRAVAEAEGQVTALQNQKTTVQIRHDFYADIDFMNPWEVAASALQIQAAIINGLAVPLDLTASGAHLIPEMTFGATGWAGSPTSLVKVSGDQVAASLASSASAQRGTAGVLSEVAGMTATLGSYQRRMNEWNLQKELAAAELIQLETQIAMANDRLAMANSEVNLQARQIANARAVGDFLNEKYTNEQLYGWMLTQLTTVHTQAYQLAFALARQAQAAYQYELGSQDAFVQFGYWDTQLKGLTAGESLLFDLRRMQARYLQANTREIELVKHVSLAMVQPLALVQLLQTGICDIALDEALFDRDHPGQYFRRLRSVALTVPCVTGPYSGVNANLTLAQAKVRVQPPTAPYSPALARDVAAAPAFAASLPAASASISTSHGQDDAGLFEVNLHDERWLPFEGQGAISTWTLELDPRDNGFDVSTITDVVLHLRYSARAAGGDPQAVRQALKPLGPRQFLLSVRSSFSDAYYAFFNPADPEATQQVLTLPLLANVFPFSNLGAASITDISINLMLTEVPPAGTQITNATFGPTGGSAVAMSINQVPPPSGGDPVAALGVVTGQSGQPGSYSLTVPESGIAPAIASTLNGHARLDASQFNDILLIVSYGIA, encoded by the coding sequence ATGCCTATCGAACTCACACCAGGCGCTGCCGGCGACGGCCAGGGCAGCGTCCAGGGAACCTTCGTCGACGCTGACGGCGCCCCCATCGCCGGTGCGCGCATCTCCTTGTTGGCGCAGCGGGTACGCGATCGATCGGAACTCGCCTCGGCGGCCACGGATGAGTCGGGCGGGTTCCTGTTGACCTATCGGCGCACCAAAGCCGTCAACCTGATCGTGCAAGCCCTCGACGCCGACGGCAAGGTCATCGCCGAATCCGAGATCCTGTTCGCGGCCGATGCGCATGTCGACATCGACCTGACAACGGCAGGCGTCGGCCGGGTGCCTGCGCCGTCGGCCCACACGCTGCTGAGCAGCACGGTCGCGAGTCAATTGCTGAAGACGCCCTTGGTGAAGCTGAAACAGAACAAGGATCATCGCGAACTGGATTTTGTCGCCAAAGCCGGCGGCGTGCCGTTTGCCGACGTGGCCCGCTTGTACATCGCGCGACGCCTGGCAGTGCCGGGCAAGCTGGATGAACGCACGCTGTACGGCCTGTTCAGCCAGGGCATTCCGGCGCCCCTCGACACGGCGCTGGGGCAATTGCCCGATGCCGGCATCGACGACGCGTTCGTGGCGCAGGTGCTGACGGGGGTGCTGGCCCATTCGGACGCCTCGCTCGCGCAAACGCTCGACGCCGCAGTCGCGGCCAATGTGCTGCCCGCCACCTATGCGGTAAAACAGAAAGATGAATTGGCGCAGCTGCGCGCATTGCGCACGCAGCGAGTCGGCGCGACGCCTTACATCCGCGGCAAGACACCGCTCAACGACGTGTTGAGTGCCGCTGGCGTCGAGGCTGCGGTGAGTGCTGCCTTCACCCAGGCCTACGCCGCGTCGGGTAAACGTCTGCGCACCACATGGAAGCTGCTGCGTGCCGACCCTGCGTTGACCAAGGAACAGCTGGCGACGCTCAACACCGCACTGAACGCCAGCGAACTGCTCGGCGGCAACCTGGTACTCGTCAAAGACACCCTGCAGCGCCTGGCCCGAGGGGACCTGGCAAGCGTGCAGAATCTCGCCCTGCTCGATGAAGCCGACTGGGTCGCAAGGATCGAGCGACTCGATCCGCAGGCCTCGACGATTCCCCAGGTGTTGCCCGACGACACGCCGGCACAGCGCATCGCCCGTTTTGCCAAGGCCTTGGCCGAACGGTTCCAGTCGCGCTACCTGACAACGACCTTTCTTGGCAGCCTGAGCAAAGCTGCGGGATCCGCCTTCGCCGCCAGGGAGGAATTGGTGTCGGTGCTGGCCGCGAACCCGCGACTCAATCTGCGCCGCACCAACATCGACCGCTACGTCGCCAGGAACAACCTCGAGCTGTCGACCGAGGCCCTGGGTTCACTGAAGACCCTGCAACGGCTGTCCTTTCTGTCGACGCGCTACGCGACGGTAGAAGCCCTTGCAGGCGCGGGTTACCACTCGGCGCAAGCCGTCTATTTCAGCGGGCGCGCGCCCTTCGTCGCGCAAATGGCGCCGCTGCTCGGCAGTCAACCGCGAGCCGAGGCGGCCTGGTTGCGTGCGCAAGCGCGCTACGCCAGCGCGTTGTCCGCTTTCGGCCGCTACAACCTCGCGCTCAATGGCACCACCGTGGCGTTGATGGCCTCCCCCGTGCCTGCTGCGGACTCGCTGGCCAACCTGCCGGACCTGCAGGCCCTGTTTGGTTCGCTCGACTACTGTGAATGCAGCGAATGCCGCTCGGTGCTCAGCCCCGCGGCCTACTTCGTCGACTTGCTGCAATTTCTCAAACAACGCGGCGCCCTCGATGCCCTGCTCTCCCGTCGGCCCGATCTGCCCTTCATCGCCCTGGGCTGCGACAACACCGACGTCACGTTGCCCTACATCGACCTGGTCAATGAATTGCTGGAGTCGGCGATAGCACCGCCCGCTGCACCGCTCACGCTGTTCGCGACCACGGGCTCCTCCGCGGAGCGGCGTGCGTTGCCCCAGCACGTGTCGCAGGCGGCGTACGATAAAACCGCAGTGGCGGTCTTCCCGTTGACGCTGCCCTTCGATCTGTCCTTCGCCCGGACTTCGGCGTTTCTGCAGGCGATGGGCACTCGACTCGACCAGGTGATGCGCCTGTGCGGCAGCGGCAGTGCGGCGGCGCGTGCTGCCGCGCAACTGGGCCTCAATCCCGCCTTGCAGGCGTTAATCAATGGGACCGACCCGCACCCGCCCTGGGAGCGCTGGGGATTCGAGGCCCAGGCCAACCCGGCGAACGTATATGACCCCAAGACGAGGCAGCCGCTGAGCCCGGCACCCGCCGACTGGGTCGCCGCCTTATCCAGGGTGCCCGTGCTGCTGGGGCGGGCACATCTGGACTTCGCCCAGTTGTGCCAGTTGCTGGAAGTGGCCTGGGTGACGGGCGGCAACGTGACCCTCAAGCTGGGTTTCACCGTCCAGGACACCCTCAACATCGCGAGCTGCGACACGGCGCTCATGACCTTTGAGGGGCTCGATGCCGCCGTGCTGGATCGGGCCAATCGCTTCCTGCGACTATGGACGGCCACCGGGCTGCAAATGTGGGAGCTGGATTGGGCGCTTGAATCGGCGAACGGCAACCTGGACGACGGGTTCCTGGTGTTCATGGCCGATGCGCTGGCCTTGCGCGAGCGACTCAGGCTGCCGCTGCAGGAGCTGCTGAGTTTTTGGGGCCCGATGCCAACCCATGACGTGAACAGCCACTTGGGCGAGGTGGATACCCTCGTTGCATCGACATACGAGCGGGTGTTCCGCAGTCCGACGTTGCTGGCGTCCTGGTCCGGGGTCTTTGTCGCTGCCGGTGCCTTGCCGGGAGGGCCGATCGATCCCAATGCGATCAAGGCGGCACTGGGCTTGAGCGCCGACGACCTTGCAGCGATTGGCGCCGCAACAGGCGTCACCCTCGAGTTGTCGCTCGACGGCCTCAACCTGTTGCTCCGGCACGCCAGGCTCGCCGCCGCTTTATCCCTCACCGTCCCCGACCTGTTGCTGTGGATGACACTCTGCGATGCGTTGCCTTCCGGGTCCGCTGCCGCGTTCGGCGGCACGCCGGCCGACACGGCCGAGTTCCTGCGCAGACTGGCGCTCCTGCAAGGAACCGGCATCAAACTCGCCGACCTGGACTACCTGCTGCGCAACGGATCGGCCACCCGCAGCGAAATGACGTTTACCACGGCAGAGGCGACGGCCGTGTTGCAGGCGATTCGCGATGCGCTCGCCAAGCTGGCACTGGCTGACCCCACTGCTGTGCAAACCTTGTTTGTCAGCGCCTTGGCCGCGGCGACTGGCGTCAGCGCAAACGTCGTGGCGCCCGCGCTTACCAGCACGGGCATCCTGCCACTGCCTGCCACCACCATCACGCAATTGCTCGGGCAAACCAATGGCGTGGACCCGACACCCTTCCAGCCGCTGGTGGACGGGATCACCCGCGTGGCGAAGGCCGCCGCGTTGTTCAATGCACTAAGACCGACCGTGTCGAGCTTTACCTTCCTGATCCAGCACGCGGCCTCGTTCAACTGGTTGAATCCGGCCGCGCTGCCGCTGTCCCCGCCTGCGGGCACTGTCTATCTGCCCTTCGAACGCCTGCTGCAGGCGCTGCAACTCAACCGCCGCCAGACGGCGAGCGCGCCCAGATTGTTCGATGTGTTGGGCCGTTGGGTACAGGTGTTGCCCGCAGACCTGGCCGGCGCCATCGGCAATGAGTCCGGCGCCCTGGCCACCGCCCTGAATACCGGTGTCACTGACCTGACCGTGCTGGCCAACGCACTGGCGGCGACGACGCCCACCCTGGATGCGGGCACCCAGACCGGCACGCTCGCCGACATGGGCATGCTCACGGCGCTCGGCACGGCGCTCGACGCCATGGCGCAATATCACATCGGGGCGGCTGCGCTGCTGCAACTGGCGGCCGCACCGCCGACCGTCGAATCCGCCTCTGCCGCCATGGGCACCTTCCAGTCCCGCTACGCCCCTTCGGCCTGGCTGGGTGCCGTGCAGCCGGTGGAAGACAAATTGCGCGAAATGCGCCGCGATGCCTTGGTGGCCTACCTCCTCGGTCCAGGCCCGGCCGTCGCGCTGACGCCGCCGTTGCTCAGCAGCGACGATATTTTCAATGGCTTTCTCATCGACCCCGGCATGTGCGCGTGCGGCATCACCACGCGACTGCTGGAGGCATCCTTGGCGGTTCAGCAATTCGTGCAGCAATGTTTCCTCGGCCTGGTCCCTGGCGTCCCGGTGGATTCGACCGTCGACCCAGGCTGGAACCAATGGGCGTGGATGAGCCAGTTCAGGCTCTGGCAGGCCAACCGCCAGGTCTTCCTGTACCCCGAGAACTATCTGCTTCCGGAGTTGCGCAGCGACCGCTCGCCGTTCTTTTCCGACCTCGAGAACGAACTCAAGCAAAGCAACTGCGACACCGACGCAACCACGGCGGCGTTGAAGAACTATGTGCGCAAACTGGTGGAAGTCAGGCACCTGACCGTCGCCGCGCACTACCGCGAGACTCGCGCCGACGGATCCCGGGTCTTGCACGTGTTCGCGCGCACCCGTGGCGCGCCGCCGAAATGGTACTACCGCAGCCGGTCCGAGGGTTCGCTGAGCAGCGGCGTCTGGAGTCCATGGCAGGCGCTGAACCTGGATATCGCCTCGGATCAGCTCGTGCCGCTGGTGTGGGACCAGCGACTGCATCTGGTCTGGCCGATCTTCAAGCAGATTTCGGAGAAGGCCGGCACCCAAAGCATACCGACCTCCAATAACGGCGCGCCGACACCCAATACCGCAGCGGCCGCGAGGAAATTCTGGTCCATCGAATTCGCGATGAGCGAGTTGAGTGCGGGGCAATGGCAGGCCAAGCGCACCTACGCCGAAAAAAGCTATGTCCAGACCGATAACCCGGCGCTCGACTTCACCTTCCGCGCGTTCGCGGACGCCCAGTCGACGTTGCAGCTGGAGATCTACCTGAGTGTGCATTGGCTCAATTACGGCACCTGGTCCAGTGTCCTGGTAGGCACCGGCCAGTTGCCCATGCCGGATTCAGCGCTGGCCATTTATTCGCAGAACTCGCTGCCCGCCGCCTCTGCCGTCGATCAGTCGCAGGAACCCAGCTACGCGCTGATCACGCTGAAGTACCAGTTCCCCAACACCTTGGTGACGGCCGCCAACTACAGGTTCCGCGGCCAGGATCTGTGCAGCTACGGCCCCCATCCGGGGCCGGCCAACCCGCTGACGGTACTGGCCCTGGCCGGCAGCCACAGCGCCCCGGCGGCATTGACCCTGCTGGGCACCATCGACAACCAGCGTGTGGTGGTGCCGATGCAGGACCGGGTGTTCGATTCCGCGGATCCGTTCTTCGCCGCCGATTCGTTGCGCACCTTCTTTGTCTGCCCGCATTACTACACCGTATCCAGCTCGCCGCAGGAGCTCGACGATCTCGCCTACATCCCGCAGTGGACCACGAGCTATGCCTTTACCCCGTTCTATCACCCCTACGCGCGCACCTTCCTGCGCGAACTGGAGATGGGCGGTACCGACCGCCTGATGTCGCGCCAGCTGCAGACCGATCCGCAATCGGTACGCGGCCAGGGCAACTTCGACTTCGCGACAACGTACCAGCCGCAACCCCCGGTCATGACACCCTATCCCCGGGAGGACGTCGATTTCAGCGTATCGGGTGCCTACGCCCTCTACAACTGGGAGCTTTTCTATCACGCGCCGATGTTGGTGGCGACGCAGCTGATGCGCAACCAGCAACACGAGCCTGCGATGCAATGGCTCAAATACGTGTTCGATCCGACCGACCCGAACCCCGCGCCGGTACCTGGGCACTTCTGGCGCACCCGGCCGTTCTACGAAATGAATGCCGACACGTGGTTGGCCCAGCAGATCCAGCACATCCTGGCGACACTGGCGGCCAACGCACAGCAAGGCACCGCGGACCCGGACACCGCCGCCGCGCTCCAGGACTGGCTGGCGCATCCTTTCGATCCGCACCGCATCGCCCGGTTGCGCATCGGCGCGTACGCCAAGGCGACTGTCATGAAGTTCCTCGACAACCTGATTGCCTGGGGTGACTCGCTGTACGCCCAGTACACCATGGAAAAGGTCGCACAGGCCGAGCAGCTCTATGTGCTCGCGAACCTGATCCTCGGTCCCCGGCCCGAACAGGTGCGCCTGCGCGACGCCGATTTCGCCACCCGGCCGGACGCCACCACCTACGCCGCCATCCAGGACGGGCTGGACGCATTCTCCGATGTGCTGGTCGCCATCGAAAATGTGATCGCGGCGCCGACCCCGGCGCTGGACGCCCAAGACGCCGTGAGCGAAGCGCCGGACCTGCCGCAGCTGTCCACGCTGTTTTTCTGCATACCGCCCAACGATCAGCTGCTGGCCTATTGGGACACGGTCGCCGACCGCCTGTACAAGATCCGTCATTGCCTCAACCTGCAGGGCGTTGCCCAGCCATTGCCGCTGTACGCCCCGCCGATCAATCCGTTGCAACTGATGGGCGGACAAGCCGCCTATGGCGCCGGAGCGATCGGTGCCGCGGCGCCATTCACCCCGGTGTACCGCTTCCCTGTCTACCTGGAGCGCGCCCTGGAGTTGACCAACGATGTGCGCGGCTACGGCGCCGCCGTGCTGGCGGCTCTGGAGAAAAAGGATGCCGAGGCGCTCGGCGTGTTGCGCGCCAATCAGGACTTCGACATCCAGACCCGGCTGCTGGACATCAAGACCCGGGCCGTTGCGGAAGCCGAGGGCCAGGTCACGGCCCTGCAGAACCAGAAAACCACGGTGCAGATCCGCCACGACTTTTATGCCGACATCGATTTCATGAACCCGTGGGAAGTCGCGGCGAGTGCGCTGCAGATCCAGGCCGCGATCATCAATGGCCTGGCGGTGCCCCTGGACCTCACCGCCAGCGGCGCCCACCTGATTCCGGAAATGACCTTCGGCGCGACGGGTTGGGCCGGCAGTCCGACCTCGCTGGTCAAAGTCAGCGGCGACCAGGTGGCGGCCTCGCTCGCGTCCTCGGCCAGCGCCCAGCGCGGCACTGCCGGGGTCCTCAGTGAGGTCGCGGGCATGACGGCGACCCTGGGCAGCTACCAGCGACGCATGAACGAATGGAACCTGCAAAAGGAGCTCGCCGCCGCGGAGCTGATCCAGCTCGAGACCCAGATCGCCATGGCCAACGATCGACTGGCGATGGCCAACAGCGAAGTCAACCTGCAGGCGCGGCAGATCGCCAACGCCCGCGCCGTTGGCGACTTCCTCAACGAAAAATATACCAACGAGCAGTTGTACGGCTGGATGCTGACGCAACTCACGACGGTGCACACCCAGGCCTACCAGCTGGCCTTCGCCCTCGCCCGGCAGGCCCAGGCCGCCTATCAGTACGAACTCGGCAGCCAGGACGCCTTCGTCCAGTTCGGTTACTGGGACACCCAACTCAAAGGGCTCACGGCCGGGGAAAGCCTGCTCTTCGATTTGCGCCGGATGCAGGCCCGGTACCTGCAAGCCAATACCCGCGAGATCGAGCTGGTCAAGCATGTCTCGCTGGCGATGGTGCAACCCCTGGCCCTGGTGCAATTGCTGCAGACGGGCATCTGCGATATCGCACTGGACGAAGCGCTGTTCGATCGCGATCACCCCGGGCAGTATTTCCGTCGGCTGCGTTCGGTGGCACTCACTGTACCCTGCGTCACCGGGCCCTACAGTGGCGTGAACGCCAACTTGACGCTCGCCCAGGCCAAGGTTCGCGTGCAGCCGCCCACTGCGCCGTACTCACCGGCACTGGCGCGGGATGTGGCCGCGGCCCCGGCGTTCGCGGCCAGCCTGCCGGCGGCCTCCGCCAGCATCAGCACCAGTCATGGCCAGGACGATGCGGGCCTGTTCGAGGTCAACCTGCACGACGAGCGCTGGTTGCCCTTTGAAGGGCAAGGTGCAATCAGTACATGGACCCTGGAGCTCGATCCCCGCGACAACGGCTTCGATGTCTCCACCATTACCGACGTCGTCCTGCACTTGCGCTATTCGGCGCGCGCGGCCGGTGGAGACCCCCAGGCGGTACGCCAGGCGCTCAAGCCGTTGGGCCCGCGGCAGTTTCTCCTGAGCGTGCGCAGCAGTTTCAGCGACGCCTACTACGCCTTCTTCAACCCCGCCGACCCAGAGGCCACGCAGCAGGTGCTCACGTTGCCGCTGTTGGCCAATGTCTTCCCGTTCTCCAATCTGGGCGCGGCTTCCATCACCGATATTTCGATCAACCTGATGCTGACCGAGGTGCCGCCCGCCGGCACCCAGATCACCAACGCCACGTTCGGGCCAACCGGCGGCAGCGCGGTTGCCATGTCGATCAACCAGGTGCCGCCTCCGTCTGGCGGCGACCCCGTCGCGGCGCTTGGCGTCGTCACGGGCCAGTCAGGACAACCGGGTTCCTACTCGCTGACCGTGCCCGAGTCCGGCATTGCGCCGGCGATCGCCAGCACGCTCAATGGGCATGCACGCCTGGACGCCTCGCAGTTCAACGACATCCTGCTGATTGTCAGCTACGGGATCGCCTGA
- the salA gene encoding salicylate 1-monooxygenase: MHSSHSTLHIGIVGGGIAGVALALDLCRHSHLSVQLFEAASAFGEVGAGVSFGANAVRAIAGLGIAEPYRQIADRALEPWQDIWFEWRRGEDAGYLGASLAEGVGQSSVHRADFLDALASQLPEGIAQFGKRAVSVEQDEQQARVLFTDGSEHRCDLLIAADGIKSSIRDHVLQGLGHPLAAPRFSGTCAYRGMIDSQQLRAAYRARGVDEHLVDVPQMYLGRDAHILTFPVKQGRLINVVAFTSDRSRPDPAWPSNSPWVRNATQEEMLAAFTDWGDAARVLLECIPAPTLWALHELEELPGYVHGRVGLIGDAAHAMLPHQGAGAGQGLEDAWLLARLLADPQVLASRPQAVLEAYDAIRRPRACRVQRTSWEAGELYELRDPVVADNEQMLGKTLAERFEWLWEHDMQSDLQQARNQLGWKVQA; this comes from the coding sequence ATGCATTCTTCTCACTCGACCTTGCACATCGGTATTGTCGGCGGTGGTATCGCCGGCGTGGCACTGGCCCTGGATCTGTGCCGCCACTCCCATCTCAGCGTGCAGTTGTTCGAAGCGGCATCGGCCTTTGGCGAGGTCGGTGCAGGTGTCTCCTTCGGCGCCAATGCCGTGCGCGCCATCGCCGGCCTGGGCATTGCCGAACCCTATCGGCAGATCGCCGACCGCGCGCTTGAGCCATGGCAGGATATCTGGTTCGAATGGCGCCGTGGCGAGGATGCCGGCTACCTCGGCGCCAGCCTGGCCGAAGGGGTAGGGCAGTCTTCGGTGCACCGTGCGGATTTTCTCGACGCGTTGGCCAGCCAGTTGCCAGAGGGCATCGCCCAATTCGGCAAGCGCGCGGTTAGCGTAGAGCAGGATGAGCAACAGGCCCGCGTGTTGTTCACCGATGGCAGCGAACATCGTTGCGATCTGTTGATCGCCGCTGACGGCATCAAGTCTTCGATTCGTGATCATGTGCTTCAAGGCCTGGGCCACCCCCTTGCGGCACCCCGCTTCAGCGGCACCTGTGCCTACCGCGGGATGATCGACAGTCAGCAGTTGCGCGCGGCCTACCGGGCCCGGGGTGTCGATGAGCACTTGGTCGACGTCCCGCAGATGTACCTGGGACGTGATGCCCACATCCTCACCTTCCCGGTCAAACAAGGCCGACTGATCAACGTCGTGGCCTTCACTTCCGACCGCAGCCGGCCTGACCCGGCCTGGCCGAGCAATTCCCCATGGGTTCGCAATGCCACCCAGGAAGAAATGCTGGCTGCGTTCACCGACTGGGGTGATGCCGCGCGCGTGCTGCTCGAATGCATTCCGGCACCCACCCTATGGGCGCTGCATGAACTCGAAGAGCTGCCAGGTTACGTACACGGCCGCGTTGGGCTGATCGGCGATGCGGCGCACGCGATGTTGCCGCATCAGGGGGCCGGCGCAGGGCAGGGCCTGGAAGACGCCTGGCTCCTGGCCCGCTTGCTGGCGGACCCGCAAGTGCTGGCGAGCCGGCCCCAGGCTGTGCTGGAGGCCTATGACGCCATCCGCCGCCCACGCGCCTGCCGTGTGCAGCGCACCTCCTGGGAAGCCGGCGAACTGTATGAACTGCGCGATCCTGTTGTCGCCGACAACGAGCAGATGCTGGGTAAAACCCTCGCGGAGCGTTTCGAATGGCTGTGGGAACACGACATGCAGTCCGACCTGCAACAGGCTCGCAATCAACTGGGCTGGAAAGTACAGGCCTAG